One region of Thunnus thynnus chromosome 14, fThuThy2.1, whole genome shotgun sequence genomic DNA includes:
- the LOC137196858 gene encoding uncharacterized protein, whose translation MAEAKSKCHCCVPHCQANKQRQPYLSFHGFPSDIIERKKWVQAIRRDEGPDFTILRGSTFVCSRHFNQVDFTPATDRKRLKVGIVPSRFQWNNWGESQQESVYDRATTGLGHDVHRCEDASPGSIDHNYAAGPAPGVLETEPPQLTVSHLHFHGFCVSDENIHFYTRFASKEVFHAFWETVQPSASMLVYWSQAQKKGQIFAPTFPSPMRRLRLIDEFFLYCCRVAAGLKETVLADIFQVSVSTVCSIVITWANYLYLLFSSLPIWMSRRQVESTMPLKFRQYSPEVRVIISCTKVWCEIPSSLSLQSEEFSIYKNITTLKGLIGIAPCGAVTFVSSLYAGSISDRELTERCGILDLLEPGDGCVADRGFTIEKMLANRGAKLIIPPFKTTAQFSKKGALKRQAIARLRIRVKRTIRRVKEYHIWDTTLPLSLSGTVNQLWTNCCLMTNFQGPLDLNLT comes from the exons ATGGCTGAAGCGAAGTCAAAATGTCACTGCTGTGTACCTCATTGTCAAGCGAACAAACAACGGCAACCTTACTTAAGTTTTCATGGCTTTCCTAGTGATATAATTGAAAGGAAGAAGTGGGTTCAAGCAATTCGTAGAGATGAAGGTCCGGACTTTACAATACTCCGAGGAAGTACATTTGTTTGTAGCCGGCACTTCAATCAAGTTGACTTCACGCCAGCAACCGATCGCAAGCGGCTGAAAGTCGGGATAGTCCCCTCCCGTTTCCAGTGGAATAACTGGGGAGAGTCACAACAAGAGTCCGTTTATGATAGAGCAACAACTGGCTTGGGCCATGATGTTCACCGGTGTGAGGACGCCTCCCCTGGGTCAATAGATCACAACTACGCGGCTGGTCCTGCTCCAG GTGTACTGGAAACAGAGCCGCCACAACTGACAGTGAgccatttgcattttcatgggtTTTGTGTCTCCGATGAGAATATCCACTTCTATACGAGGTTTGCTTCGAAAGAGGTTTTTCATGCCTTCTGGGAGACTGTTCAACCATCTGCATCTATGCTGGTTTACTGGTCACAGGCGcagaaaaaaggacaaatatttGCACCCACTTTTCCTAGTCCAATGCGCAGGTTGCGATTAATTGATGAGTTTTTTCTGTACTGTTGCCGTGTTGCTGCAGGCCTGAAAGAGACTGTGCTGGCTGACATCTTTCAGgtcagtgtgtccacagtctGCAGCATTGTAATAACTTGGGCTAACTACCTTTACCTGCTCTTCAGCTCCTTGCCCATCTGGATGAGCAGACGGCAAGTGGAGTCCACCATGCCGCTCAAATTCAGGCAGTACAGTCCAGAGGTGAGGGTGATCATCAGCTGCACAAAGGTTTGGTGCGAGATTccatcatccctctctctccaaTCAGAGGAGTTCTCAATCTACAAAAATATTACAACCTTGAAGGGGTTAATTGGGATTGCCCCATGTGGTGCTGTGACTTTTGTGTCCAGTCTCTATGCTGGCTCCATCTCAGATCGAGAGCTCACTGAAAGGTGTGGCATACTTGACTTACTGGAGCCAGGAGATGGCTGCGTGGCAGACAGGGGGTTCACCATTGAGAAGATGCTGGCTAATCGTGGGGCAAAGCTGATCATACCCCCATTTAAAACCACAGCGCAGTTCAGCAAAAAAGGTGCTCTGAAAAGACAAGCCATAGCTCGACTTCGAATTCGTGTTAAAAGAACAATCAGAAGAGTGAAAGAGTATCACATCTGGGACACCACTCTTCCTTTATCTTTGTCTGGGACAGTCAACCAGCTGTGGACCAACTGCTGCTTGATGACCAACTTTCAGGGACCACTTGATTTGAACTTAActtaa